A genomic window from Silene latifolia isolate original U9 population chromosome Y, ASM4854445v1, whole genome shotgun sequence includes:
- the LOC141630729 gene encoding uncharacterized protein LOC141630729, whose amino-acid sequence MKVSSWNIRGCNDPLKLQEIKDFLWVNKLDILGVLETKIKHRNYGRIISSYFSNLGSCCNLDPHSNGRILLLWNLSTVVVTPLYVHPQFIHCEVFHNATCQVFHITFVYASNDARERDGLWSHLINLKPLVNKWLILGDFNVIRDISEKIGGTLPDLADIMDFNSCLYQCEVEDLTSSGCAFSWNNKHLPESRKSRFSFLNSWLAHSDYDNIVHEAWNVPVYGSSTYKLFARLKNVRKSLRLLHKEYFTSISIKVQGLKQDLKNCQLAMQADTFSSELISKEKELLSLYCKFKHIERTIVQQQAKVQNLIHDDCSSKYFYAKIQERTHQQIIGQIKDRHGADRVGLDSVAEGFVDYYKSLLGASSPVSPLDNGFIQMSPTVPSDAADALILPITKEEIKVALFTIGFDKSPGPRWIFLRFL is encoded by the exons ATGAAAGTATCATCTTGGAATATTAGGGGGTGTAATGACCCTTTAAAGTTACAGGAAATTAAGGATTTTCTTTGGGTTAATAAGTTGGATATTTTGGGTGTTTTGGAAACAAAAATTAAACACAGAAACTATGGTAGGATTATTTCTTCTTACTTTAGTAACTTGGGCTCTTGTTGCAATCTGGACCCCCATTCTAATGGCCGAATCCTGTTGCTTTGGAATCTCTCTACTGTGGTAGTCACTCCTCTTTATGTTCACCCTCAGTTTATTCACTGTGAGGTGTTCCATAATGCAACTTGTCAAGTATTTCATATCACCTTTGTCTATGCTAGTAATGATGCTAGGGAGAGAGATGGTCTTTGGTCTCATCTCATAAATCTTAAGCCCCTGGTGAATAAATGGTTAATTCTGGGAGATTTCAATGTTATTAGGGACATCTCTGAGAAGATTGGTGGCACTCTTCCTGATCTTGCTGATATTATGGATTTTAATTCTTGCCTCTATCAATGTGAGGTGGAGGATCTTACTAGCTCAGGCTGTGCTTTCTCTTGGAATAATAAGCATCTCCCTGAATCAAGG AAATCAAGGTTTAGTTTTCTTAACAGTTGGCTTGCTCATTCTGACTATGATAATATTGTGCATGAGGCCTGGAATGTTCCAGTTTATGGCTCTTCTACCTATAAACTGTTTGCTAGACTGAAGAATGTTCGGAAGAGTTTAAGATTACTTCATAAAGAGTACTTTACTAGCATCTCTATTAAGGTTCAGGGTTTGAAACAAGATCTAAAAAATTGTCAGCTAGCTATGCAAGCTGATACTTTTTCTTCTGAGCTCATTTCTAAAGAAAAAGAGCTCTTGTCTCTTTACTGCAAATTCAAGCATATTGAGAGGACAATTGTTCAGCAACAAGCTAAGGTTCAAAATCTCATTCATGATGACTGTTCTTCTAAATACTTCTATGCTAAGATTCAGGAAAGAACGCACCAACAAATTATTGGTCAGATCAAGGATAGACATGGTGCTGATAGGGTTGGTCTGGATAGTGTTGCAGAAGGTTTTGTTGATTACTATAAAAGTCTTCTGGGGGCAAGCTCTCCTGTTTCTCCCTTAGATAATGGTTTTATTCAGATGAGCCCTACTGTTCCTAGTGATGCTGCTGATGCTTTGATTCTTCCTATCACTAAAGAAGAAATTAAAGTCGCACTTTTTACTATTGGTTTCGATAAAAGTCCTGGCCCCCGATGGATTTTCCTCCGCTTTCTTTAA
- the LOC141630728 gene encoding uncharacterized protein LOC141630728 yields MQGPILNIDARTVTPVKKLVQLQRQDHSADGYSSESFGAHSYKEVVSSPPRRSSGSNGHSLKPTNPNGQDRFLECERLFGLLETKIKRKVLKKAVNNFNNWCISTNNGHHNGGRIWILWQPQAVKVQFLEYNAQFIHIKVESIDNRSVFYMTMVYAFNSIHDRAPLWDHLRRIASHVSGPWSIAGDFNCVLSAAERVGGNTPFGEMEPFRQCVADCGVIDIDATGSLFTWNNKQKPEERIYSRIDRFMINKDWCDHLHDLYAHFLPEGLMDHTPCIVSSSKNSQRKRCFKYFNMWGGAKEFLPTVRSNWDKDPVGTSMFKLDKNLKNLKLALKRLNREGYNDIEHSSSRLQKQVQDLQEQLGSNPSYIQLLNAEYEASQELKNPSIARDSYLAQKAKQFWMKEGDTNSAYFHGILKKRRNGNRVIMIEDMNGKMCDSPELVQAAFLEYYMQLLGTK; encoded by the exons ATGCAAGGACCAATTCTGAACATAGATGCCAGGACTGTTACTCCAGTTAAAAAACTAGTTCAGTTGCAGAGACAGGACCATAGTGCAGATGGATATAGCTCTGAGTCTTTTGGTGCACATTCTTACAAGGAGGTGGTCTCATCTCCTCCTAGAAGAAGTAGTGGTTCAAATGGTCATAGTCTCAAACCTACAAACCCTAATGGACAAGATAGGTTTCTGGAATGTGAGAG ATTGTTTGGTTTGCTAGAAACTAAAATAAAGAGAAAGGTTTTGAAGAAAGCTGTAAATAACTTCAATAATTGGTGCATCTCAACCAATAATGGTCATCATAATGGTGGTAGGATCTGGATTTTGTGGCAACCTCAGGCTGTGAAGGTTCAATTTCTAGAGTATAATGCTCAATTCATCCATATTAAAGTTGAATCTATAGATAATAGAAGTGTTTTCTATATGACAATGGTCTATGCTTTCAATTCTATTCATGATAGGGCTCCTCTGTGGGATCATTTGAGAAGAATTGCTAGTCATGTTAGTGGTCCTTGGTCCATTGCAGGAGACTTTAACTGTGTACTATCAGCTGCTGAGAGAGTTGGTGGCAATACACCTTTTGGTGAGATGGAACCTTTTAGGCAGTGTGTGGCAGATTGTGGAGTCATTGATATTGATGCTACAGGTTCTCTCTTTACATGGAACAATAAACAAAAACCTGAGGAGAGAATTTATAGTAGGATTGATAGATTTATGATTAATAAGGATTGGTGTGATCATTTGCATGATCTGTATGCTCATTTCTTGCCTGAGGGACTGATGGACCACACTCCTTGCATTGTAAGTAGCTCTAAAAATTCCCAGAGGAAACGTTGCTTTAAATACTTCAACATGTGGGGAGGTGCAAAGGAGTTTTTGCCTACTGTTAGAAGTAATTGGGACAAAGATCCTGTTGGCACAAGCATGTTCAAGCTGGATAAAAATCTAAAGAATCTGAAACTTGCATTGAAAAGGTTGAATAGGGAGGGATATAATGATATTGAACACTCATCTAGCAGACTCCAGAAACAGGTCCAAGACCTGCAGGAACAACTTGGAAGTAATCCTTCTTATATTCAACTTCTTAATGCAGAATATGAGGCCTCTCAGGAATTAAAAAACCCGAGTATAGCTAGGGATAGCTACTTGGCACAAAAGGCAAAGCAGTTTTGGATGAAAGAGGGGGATACAAATAGTGCTTATTTTCATGGCATTCTCAAGAAGAGAAGGAATGGGAATAGGGTGATCATGATAGAGGACATGAATGGCAAGATGTGTGACAGTCCTGAGCTTGTTCAGGCAGCCTTCCTGGAGTACTATATGCAGCTACTTGGGACTAAGTAA